The segment CGGGAATTTGTGCATTTAAATCATGAGACATCTTGCCTCTCATCGAAAACGTAGTAAACGCCATCTTACCGATCGTAGATTGAAAAAGAACGGATTTGTTTTCGGGAAAACCTTTGATGGAATATTCGATACTTTCAGCGCAGTGGACTAGAATTTGAAACGGACTCCAATCCCCATACTGTACGATTTTCCTAGCCGTACTTAACTTTTCGATTTCGCGATCAGCTTCTTCAAAGTTCGAAAATCGTAGGTCATGATCTTCAACCCCTTTTGGAGAATTAGAACAAGATTGAATAATAATCGGTAAAGATCCAGCCGCCAACGCAAAGCGAGCCGTAGTTTTCAAAAAATCTTTTCTATTCATTATTGGTTCCATACGAATCTCCGCAGGGTCGAATCGTAACGCCCACCTTGACATTGTCTACCACGTTGCAAAAAAGAATCCGTTAAAATAACGGCGTCTACTTCTGAGGTTCTCTCTTTACCGAAAATAGTTTGGTTTGAATTACAGACAACGGATCTACCATAGTACCCTGGATACGCAGACCCAAATGCAAATGCGCTCCGGTCGACATGCCCGTCGATCCTACTTTTCCAATTAGATCGCCTTTTTTAATTTTATCTCCAACTTTTACGAGTAATTCCGATTGATGCATATAAAGTGAATAGACTTCCGATCCGTGATCTATGACGGTAAAGTTTCCTTCATAGTGCATCGGCCTAGCTAAAATTATCGACCCGTCGTTAATCGCATAAATGGGTTCTCCTACACCGCCTTTAAAATCCACTCCTCCGTGCGGCTTTCCCTTTTCTTTATTATAAATTCTTCTTTTGTAAAATGGGCTGTTTAAAATCGGATTTGAAACCGGATACTCGAAATCCGATGCGATCTGCAAATCCGTCTTTGACTGGAATGCCTTGGATTTTGCTTCCGAGCATTCTCTAATAAAGGTCATCGTTTCTTCCGGAAGCTTATCCGAAGTATATTGCTTATCCATGGTTAAATGGGAGACTTTCGCGGTAGCAAAGGCGGTTTTACGAATCGGAATTTCGTATTTCTTAGATTCGTTTTTTCTAAATAAATTCTTTTCGGTTATCTCGAGTATTCCGGAAGATTTCGGGAATTCGGGAGAAATCGGAATAAAAACCGATATCGTTCCGGCTTTTTTAAAAACAGGTAATTCGTTCCCTTCCCAAGTTACTTTCACTCGATCTAATTTCGAAAATAAATGCGGTTCGGGGGAAAGGGAAAGAAAGAGTACCTCCCCCTGAGCAAACTTGCGAGCGGATAGTGTGAAAGAAAAAAGCGATTCTTTTTTTTCGACAACTTCACCTGGGCCTCGCTTAGGCGTTTTTACCTGCCCGATCTGAGTGCCTTGCTTCTTCTGCGTTTTTTTTCCTTCCTGTTTTCCGGAAGTTAAAATTTTCGGAAGAGTCGAACCTTTTTTTATTATCGCAAGTTTGTCGGAAGAAGAGTCCTCTTTAGAGTCGATCGAAAAAG is part of the Leptospira broomii serovar Hurstbridge str. 5399 genome and harbors:
- a CDS encoding DUF1569 domain-containing protein, whose translation is MEPIMNRKDFLKTTARFALAAGSLPIIIQSCSNSPKGVEDHDLRFSNFEEADREIEKLSTARKIVQYGDWSPFQILVHCAESIEYSIKGFPENKSVLFQSTIGKMAFTTFSMRGKMSHDLNAQIPGAPELPRTGTVEDGILALRKSFEAFINHKTDFAPHFAYGKLSKQEYELAHAMHIANHLSFLKFPG
- a CDS encoding M23 family metallopeptidase, which produces MTIEATRRNIGLLTVLIFVFCQTFSIDSKEDSSSDKLAIIKKGSTLPKILTSGKQEGKKTQKKQGTQIGQVKTPKRGPGEVVEKKESLFSFTLSARKFAQGEVLFLSLSPEPHLFSKLDRVKVTWEGNELPVFKKAGTISVFIPISPEFPKSSGILEITEKNLFRKNESKKYEIPIRKTAFATAKVSHLTMDKQYTSDKLPEETMTFIRECSEAKSKAFQSKTDLQIASDFEYPVSNPILNSPFYKRRIYNKEKGKPHGGVDFKGGVGEPIYAINDGSIILARPMHYEGNFTVIDHGSEVYSLYMHQSELLVKVGDKIKKGDLIGKVGSTGMSTGAHLHLGLRIQGTMVDPLSVIQTKLFSVKREPQK